One segment of Chionomys nivalis chromosome 3, mChiNiv1.1, whole genome shotgun sequence DNA contains the following:
- the Upk3b gene encoding uroplakin-3b, with product MGLTRRPPHPQPLLLLLLLWLSRSLSLDLIPYEPQITAWDLEGKVTATTFCLEQPRCVFDERALANDTIWLVVAFNNASRDFQNPQTSATIPTSAQLLTDGYYMTLPLSLDQLPCEGLAGGSGGVRVLRVGNDFGCYQKSYCNAPLPSQGPYRVKFLLMDASGPPKAETKWSNPIYLHQGKAPNSIDTWPGRRSGSMIVIASILSALAGLLLLAFLAASTMRFSSLWWPEEAPEQLRIGSFMGKRYMTHHIPPSEAATLPVGCDPSLDPLPSLSP from the exons ATGGGGCTCACCAGGAGGCCGCCTCACCCTCAgcctctgctcctgctgctgctgctgtggctgtcCCGAAGCCTGAGTCTAG ACCTGATTCCCTATGAGCCACAGATAACAGCCTGGGACCTGGAAGGGAAGGTCACAGCCACCACGTTCTGTCTGGAGCAGCCTCGGTGCGTCTTTGATGAGCGTGCCTTAGCCAATGACACCATCTGGCTGGTGGTAGCTTTCAACAATG CCTCCAGGGACTTCCAGAACCCACAGACCTCTGCTACGATTCCGACCTCAGCACAGCTACTCACTGACGGCTACTATATGACATTACCCCTGTCCCTGGATCAGCTGCCCTGTGAGGGTCTGGCAGGTGGCAGTGGAGGTGTCCGTGTGCTTCGGGTCGGCAATGACTTTGGCTGTTACCAGAAGTCCTATTGCAACGCTCCCCTCCCCAGCCAGGGGCCCTACAG GGTGAAGTTCCTCCTGATGGATGCCAGTGGTCCACCCAAGGCTGAGACGAAGTGGTCCAATCCCATTTATCTCCACCAAG ggaaAGCCCCCAATTCCATTGACACGTGGCCCGGTCGGCGGAGCGGCTCCATGATTGTTATAGCTTCCATCCTCTCTGCCCTGGCCGGCCTTTTGCTCCTGGCTTTCCTGGCAGCCTCCACTATGCGATT CTCCAGCCTGTGGTGGCCTGAGGAAGCCCCTGAGCAGCTCCGGATTGGCTCCTTCATGGGGAAACGCTACATGACACACCATATCCCCCCCAGCGAGGCTGCCACACTGCCGGTGGGCTGTGACCCTAGCCTAGACCCCCTTCCCAGCCTCAGCCCGTAG